The following is a genomic window from Leishmania donovani BPK282A1 complete genome, chromosome 33.
TCCGGAGGGAGCCCCCACGCCGGAGATTCTGGGTCTTCAGAGCCTCACATACCAGAATGGCGGGCTTCCGTCTGGGAAGGAAGGCGTGGAGCTCAtccagcggctgcgccgccgccgtgacgtcgaggcgtcgctgccaACCGGGACTGATGCGGCTTCCATCGAGGCCAGGTACACTGCTCTGCACGAGCTGGAAGAAAAGGAGTGGGCCGAGCGCGAGGACCATGTCGCGCAgctacagcagcggcgactaGAGCGGCTGAGGGAGTCGTTGTTGGCGCGCGAGGTGGCCCGCGAGGAGGCCAACCGGAGGCGTTTGGGGCAGATCAAATCGCAGTACCTCGAATCCTTAGGCGGAAAACTGACGTCGCTTGAGATGCGCCGTATGGCAGCAAGCAAGCGCGGCACCGACaagatggcgcagctgcaggcaTTGGGGatcggtggcgcagcgggccaAACCTCAGAGGCAGGGGCGACCCTTGGCATTCCTTCAACAACGGCTTCTATGAAGCGttccaccgccacctcgaaGAGCGGCAGAGCCAAGCCATCTATTGCGACCTACTCGCGCTACGGCACGGATGGTGCGCCTCCGCAGATCGAGCAGAGCGACATCACTGGCGGCTCTAGCATTGACGCTCGCCTCCGCGCGGCCAGGCAAGCATTCAACTACGATATTCGGCCGCAGCTACTGGCCGACCCGGCGGGGACAGAGGTGGTTGATGCCGAGCGTGGCGCCAGAGTGGATCGGGTGTCACCGAAGACGTTTGTCGTGCCAGAGaacgaggcggtgcagcgtcTGCCAACGCTGTATCAGCGCCGCGAGCAGGAGCGAGTCCTGCACTCGCTCGAGTACGCCTACAACAAGCTGCATCCCTCTGAGGATGCTGAAGGTGGCAAGGCGTGTGAGatgacggcgcagcgggtgctGGAGCTGTACAGGGCCACGCCGAAGCTGCAGCGACCAGAGACACCGGTGCTGAGGCTGGACGGTGAtgagcaagaggaggagcaagaCGCCTGCATCCTCCTTCAACGCCTGCTGCGTGGCCGTGCGGTGCAGAACGACTTCTTCGACGGCCGTGAACGTTGCCGCGGACTCATCGAAGAGCTGCAGGCTGCTTCTACAGCTCAGACGGCGGATCAGCTGGCGGCCGCGAAGCGAAAGGAGGAGTTGCTGGCTGCGGAGCGGGAGGCGGAAGCGCAGCACATCGTGGGTAGCGCGCTCGGCGCCATTGCGCACGACACACTCGGGTTCCTGTCTCAAGAGCTGGGCCGCCAGCAGGACATGGCGGCACTTCGACGGTTGCAGGAAGAGGCCGAGGTGGTGCGTGCGACtcgcgaggcggccgagcGTGCCCGTCGTGCAgaggtgcgccagcagcgtgACCGCAACGAGGTCGCCTACGCGGCGTACATGCGTGCCACCGACACGACGCTGCAGTGCTTCCTTGACGATGTTACGCGGTCTGCGgtggaggagacggcgatggctgtggcggtggaggcagAACGGGCTCGCCAAGCCGCCCATCCCTCACCACGGCATCCTGcgaccgaggaggaggcagaggacgCTGTGTGCGACATGCTGGACGGGTTCGTCATTCCAGCGATTTTGGATGCCATTGGGTTACAGGGACgcgagctggagaagaaggcagtggcaggcgcggcgctggatgCTGCCCACACCTTGAGTAAGGCATGCGGCAGACCACCCACTTGACATGacgtctgctgcagccgctgccgccctccaaCTTGTACACAAGCGACGTTGTTCTGCTCGTCTGCTTCTGCATCTTATTCGTTGCTGCCTCCCTCACGTCATCCCCAGTGCCCATGTGCGCAGGTGGACTCCGGTGCTGGAGAGgactccacctcctcccccacccgcGCTGGCTTTGCGACCCTGCATCCGTtagcgtgtgcgtgtgcgagtcCGCTCGCCACCGACTTGCGATGCACGCTAACATTTCCGCATGAATGCATATCTCGGTCCCCCGCGTTTGCCTTAGAAGGATGTACATACGTAAAACCATTGgtccctctttttttcttcttccgtCTTGCTGGgatgcttgtgtgcgtgtgggaaCGTCTCGCTGCCTTCCCCTCGTTCTCTCCCCATCTCTGgttgcgcatgcgcgcatgcgttgGAACGCATTCGTCTCATATGTTGTGTTGtttgaggggggggggcttggCGTTAAAGTGCGAAGAGAcagggagagcgcgcgcgcctctctcggCGAGTACGTGTGGTGGGGAGCGATCAGGCTGTTTACGGATCGATTGCACTTGCCCTGCGCACTCGCCTATTGGTTTTGTGACTGTTGCTCTATGGAACCCCTAAGCTTGAGCGTGCGTGCTTCACTGTATCGCTGTGAGTGCGATGATGTTGCCCAGCTTCCCTCTACTTCTCCACTTGAGTGCCTCGATGCTGTGGCCTCTTCTTTCCGGTTTTGTTTTCGCCTTTGCTCGATGTTAtgcttcgccctcctcgaCCTTTTTCCCATCGGTTCTCCGTCTTGGTATGTGTGCATTCGACTGTAACATCTCTCCATCTCGTCCGACCGCGTCCACCAGCTGCGCAGAACACGCGACGAACCAAGTACAGCGCATCTCATGTGCGTGGTGACGGCTTTTAACACCCGCAGTTGAGTGCCCATAGCGCAGGAAGTCTTCATCGCGGTCGAACTCCTCGCTTGCTGTGTGAGGCCATCATTCGAAAGCCCGAGACGTCACATGTCGCTGAGGTTGCGCGTGGCTGCGCATAGCGGCTACTGCTGCGGATCACCGCAGGCGACACGACTGCATTTCACTTTTAGGTAACGCGGCACGTGCTAGCCCACaccttcttctctcctcatTCTCGTTCTTTCTCCATCACGGGACACTGAGCAATCCGTGCCCCTTTTTCTTCATGTTTCTTTGGTCTCTTCTCACATGCCTCTtccttgcccccccccccctcgcatCTTCACACtttaccaccaccacgccaTCGCTAAACAAGCAGCAACTGCGTCTCTCGGTTCGCGCTCTTGCAGACGAGTGTGTCGGACCTGCACGGTAGAGCGCAGCCGAGCCTTTACAGGTGAGCACGGACACACAAACCGACACCACGCATATTTGTCCAGCGTGACACATGTAgacacccccttcctccccctctctctgcccttcCCGTTGCCTCTCGTTCATCAACCGTGAAAATGGCAGCTTCCTTTGTGCCTCGGTTCCAGCTGAacacgtcgcgcagctccgcccgCAGTGGGGATGGTTTCGCTTCGCGGCTCGACCGCACTACCGCCCCTTACGCGGCCTCTGCGCGTCACAGCGCAAACAAAGGCGCCGGCACATACAATGATAGCGGCCGCCGGTACCCCCTCTTCAGCGCACTGAGtagcaacaacaacacatTCTTGACGAATAACACGTCTGGCAGTGACTGGCTGAGGGATGGCTACGCTGGCGGCCGagacgctggcgctgccgccgaacCGCTCTCGCCGACCCCACGCgtgagcgaggcggctgctTGCCTTGGTGGCGGGTGGGCCGGCCCACACCAGCCCTACGCAGATCCGCAGCTCGGCGGAAGTGATGACGACGGTGGCCACCGCGAGGGCAGTGACAGCGGAGGCAGAGGTATTCCTGGCCCGTCTGCTACTCGTCCACTCTTCActtcctccagcgcctcgctTCCACGAGACAGGAATGTAATAGCAGGTAACACCGGCCGCCTCACGTGGACGGACAGCGCAGGCGTGACCGGAGGCGAGGAGACAGCAGCATGTTACTCCAGCTATTGGCCACGGTCCGCTGGTACCGGCAGCACATGTGGCCCTGGTCGCTGGGGGCAGCGCTCGAGTGAccctgcgccgtcgtcaaCGGCTCGCCCCGCCTTCACCAGCACGCTCGTTGGCACCTCATCTGGCGCTATGTCGTTCAGCAGGCACGGctactgcggcggcggcgttggcctCTCGGATGCCGATTGGCGAGGAGCAAGGACAACGGCCGACGGTGCCTTCGACTGGGGCGCTGATGTTCGAGGTGGAGGCACAGCTGGCCTTGTGAACAGTCGCTCCCGAGCGCGTGTCGACCGCTGGACCGACGAGGAGCCGTGCAGAGTAGCGAGGAGCAAAGAGATGCCGATCTGGAATGACGcgccgacgatggcgacCGACTCGTCCTCGATCTCGCCTGAGGAGCGACCGCGATCACAGCGGCATcgacgccgccaacgccACCAACGCGGGTCTCATCATGGgcgtagcggcggcggtggcggagtgaacagcaacggcagccgccatGACAGAGCGcacgatgacgacgatgatgacTTCGACAGCATGAGGGATGGCGCTGAGGACGATTCTCTGTCGTTTGCGGAGGCTATCGTTAGCGCCATGGATGCGCAGCCAGTTGTCCCGCCGGGGCTTCTCCGAAATTTGCAGGAGCCACCGTTCATATGGAATCGACACCCCAGTCACGGTATCGTCCTGTGTCTCCTGCAGCATCGCGGTATCTACCTCCCACGCTATCGCGAGCTGGTGGATTACCACATGGCGGAGTTGTTCCTGCACTACCTCGATCTTTGCCGCGAAGGCGCGTTCTTCATCCACTACTCCGCCGGCAAGTGGCCCAAAGAGCGCTTTTTCCGCATTCGCATGCTGCCGGTAAATCGTCTTGAGGCGGAAACGGAGCCGGTGCCGCACCTGGTCATCACCCTCCACGAAAGCGGCGTTGACATTCTCGACGCTATCCCGCTCGATGAACTCGTCGGCGtcacggcgacgccgcagacCGCGTGCTTCCTGCCATTTCTCGAGTCGCCGAAGACGATCATCGGCTGCCGTGAgggccgcggccaccgcgcccGCTTGCCCGCGGATGGCGCCTTCAGTCTCTGGTTCTACGACGTGGCGCAACACAAGCCTCGCAGCGTAGACATCTTGACGTGCGATGCAAAGGTGTTCGACATCTGGACAAAGACTTTCCGAGGACTGGTGAGTGTGAACAGCTCCTCTATTGTACAGGTGGCATTGACGCCGCAGGGGGAGTCCGTGGAGTTGGCGGAGCTGACGCGGGCGGCTCAACAGCAGGGAGAGGTCGAGCGTCGCGAGCAGCGTGGGAGGTTGTCCTCCTCGTagaaggcggccgcggcgaggtGGTGTTGGTGCGAGGGAGCGCAACATAAGGGGTACGACGAacagaggggtggggagaagtgtgtgtgtctcaTTGTCCCTGCAGGtgtgcccctccctctcccgtcCGACGGCGCCTTTTTGCCGATCACCGCGGCGCCAGCTTGCATGTGGGCGTAGACGGATCCCTTATGCGTCGGCCTCGCTTCACCGCTTCACCGCTCTgcaacgaaaacgaaaacaaaaatgAAGGCGACAatgtctctgtctctccgtctgcgctcgtgctgcttACCAGCGTCTCACGCACTCTGTGCGTCTCTGCGCAGACGGtcagacacgcgcgcacgtgaaGGAAGCATGCCCGTCCATGACCAGTGACTCACAAGGGCTACTTGCGTGTGCACTCGCCTCTATTCGCTTGCCTATCATCCGACTCTCGTCACGCCCCGTCTACCTCTGTCTCTCGCTGGTGTGTAGTGGCACGGCCACCCGCACGCCTTCTTTCTCTTATTCTGCTCCCCGTTGCCAGCCTGCCCCTTTTCTGGCTCCTGcaccacacagacacacagacacacacaaacacacacatatatatatatatatatatatatcaaAAGGGAGGAAGTGCGTAGGGCTTTGTGCTCGTGTACGCATCGCCATCATTATGAACACTCGCCGTAAGATGATTCAGGCGAAGCCTGATGTCCCGTCGACGCACTGGCATCTGATGAACGAGGACTTCTATCCCCTCTTCGAGGCAGACATGCGGCAGCATGTGGAGTACTGGTACAACATGGCCGCCACGGGTGTGCAACGTGACATCTTTCGCCGTATCTGCAACGCCATTTATCGGCAAGATCCCGCCACCCCAGACCCGACCTTCAACGTGGCCTTCACTGAGACCGTCGAGCTGGAACAAGTGCGCCTTCTCCTAAAGAACTACGGGGTCGTACTTTCTGACAATGTTGGCAAGCCAAAGACGCGTGTGTGGCTGCTACACTGCGGCAAGTCGGCCCGCGACCGAAACGAGTTTCGCTCCGTCTTCACTGGCTGCCAGACCACCTACGAGCGACGCAGCGTCATGCACGCGGACTACGTAGCCCCAGACCCCGCCAGCTACCCGGACGATCGCACGCATTTCATGCGGTCCGTTGACTGGACTAGTCTGAAGACGCGGGAGGCGATGCTGAAGCtagaggcgcagcgccgtgcgAACGGGGGGGTCATGAGAAGTCAGCTGAACAAGCTTTCCTCCACTATTGccgacgagcagcgccgcatgaacggcgacggcaagcCAATGCAGCGCACTACAAAGCCGAAGAATCAGTTTGACGGGGTAAACGTCTTGTCGTCTCTGGGCTTTGACGGGGTGcctgcggaggaggcggtggcgcagctaAAGGCGAAGCAGAACGCGCACCGGGAGGCTGAGTGGTACTACGTGGACAAGGATAGAAGCACCGTCTACAAGGCACGTCCCAACAAGGgcccggctgctgccgccgctgctagCAGGCCTAACAGGGGTGAGGGCGGTATTCTTGCCTCCGTCACCTCAGAGCCGATGACGCGGTGGGTGAACAAGACGTGCTTTTAGGCAGATATGtactgttgctgctgctgattgCCTGATTGACTGCGCGCAtctgtgtgtacgtgcgcccTGTGCTTTgggtgcgccgccgtgcgatGTAATGTATTACTGATGCCCCTTGTTCTCTTCAGCCTTGTTGTGTCCTCTCTTGCATTTTCTTCGCGCTGTTACAGGTAAGCGGCATTCTTTGGCGTTTCGAGGTGGACACCTGAGCTGCCCACTCGCGCGGTGCGTGCATCTGTAACTGTCCCAACGATCATCACGTCTCCGCCTTTGCCATGTACACCCGACTACTCACTGAACGATGAAGGCGGGCGGATAATGCATCTCATGCTGGTGCGacggccactgccgccttCCTGCACTGGCAAACCTGACACCACGTAAAGTCGGATGAGTATCTGCTGGAACGCAGAAGCAAGGACCACCACACCCTCCATCACggtggggcggcggcttTCTCTTGCCGTTGTTTTGCCCTGGCCTCACCGATGCCTTgcccgccctcgccggcgctTGTGCTACCCCACGGCTGCACTTAATGCTGCTTCTCAtgtccctcctccccacggCGTTTGTGTTGCCTCATCGCCTATCGCACATGCAACCCTACAACCCCTCACAGCACCACGCCGTTTCGACGCCGAGCCGTTCTCGGGCACGTTTTTCTTCACGCCGCCGTGACCCCGTGGCTCAcgttctctctcgctcccacTGCAGCACTCACAGGTGGCGCCTTCCTTTCGGTTATCCCTGCGGCCCATACACCGCCGCAACACCCTCTCACTCGCCGTCTCGCCTGATCTTCTCAGGGAGCGGCGTTGTTTTCTCTGTCGCGGGACCACGGACGGGCGCAAGGCCGCTGGGCTCCCCTTCTTGTTATAGcgtgcttctctttcccGCTTCTGGCCTACCTAAGCGATGGAGGGCATCATCCAGTACAGGCTGCTGGGCAACCACCCAGCCGCCTCGGGACGCTATCTCACCGTCGGCTTCCCTGGCGAGACCACCACGACGGACAAGATACTGGACCAGATCATTCAAGAGCACCGCATCAACACCAGTCGCTACAAGCTGGAGGTGTGCCGACTGGTACCAAGTCGTGATGCCCCGGCATCCGCGCCGGTTCCGGCGCTACCTCCTCCAGAGAGCAGTGGTAGCGCCTTCTCATGGtcaggcgcggcggcgggggcacCGAATGCGCTCGTGCCTGTCGTCATCCGCGGCCCCGACGCGCTTTGCACGTATGATCGACTGACCATTACGGTTTCCAAGCGTGACCTtgccgacgacgaggcgtcacggaaggagagggagcagcTTGAGCGCCAGAGACAGTTGAAGGAaatggaggagcagctgctctcGGGAACTTCAGGGTTCGGGCACTTCatcgatggcggcgccggcgcccacACCGCAGTCTCGCCGCCTCCCCGGCCCTCCCGCTTCTCCCGCTCGGCCgctggtgcgctgccgtcctcatcgccagctgcgccggcggtggaCAACCTGCGCCTTcagcgcgcggcagctcTGGCCAGTCAGCTTTTCCCTATCATGAAGGGTCAGAGCAGCGCGTCGAAGGGGCTTCACGATGCCGACAACACTCACCGTTGCGTCCTTTGTCGCCTTTCGGCGTTTGAGGAGACACTGACGGCGTGCTGCCGTTTTtgcgtgtgccgcagctgctaCGCGTCCGCGTCAGAGATGGTGATGAATGAGGATCAGTGCCCTGTGTGTGGCATCATAGCGTCTTCCGCGTCGCGGGCTGGAACGGCTGCCACGACAGATCTCCACGGCGAAAGCCTCGCGAACGCCGGTGGCGACTCCACCGCATACAGGAAGCGTGAGCGGGCTGCCAAACCTGAGGACCGACGCTTGTGGAAGCGCGAGGAGGGTGAGCCAAacatgctgctgcagcgaacGACGAGCGTGCAaggtgccgcggccgcgaacagcggcagcgttcACGGCGATGGTCGGGCCGCAACCGATGTCTTGGCACGGCCtcgcgacgcagctgctaGTGCTCCTTCGTCTACGAAGGCTTCTGGGTCTGGTCGCGCGACAGTGCCAGACGTGGCTGGGTcacgcaccggcagcggcggggatgccggcgatgcggctgctgctacgCCCTTCTCGAAGGACGTGCTGCGGACGGAGGAGCGCCTTCGCAGCGACCTGGATCAGGCGCTATCCATGCTGGATGCTCCCGACCCGctctcagcggcagcgaaggcgaAGCGCATCATCGGTGCCGAACTGGCCGCCTTATGCGAGTGAACGGATCTGCTGTTGCACATGTCGTGCGGTGCCAAGCTTTCACAATtgtgcgtgcgagtgcgtgtggCGGCAATGACATGTGATAGTGGCGCCAACGTCAAGGGCACCGGGGTAGCATGTGCCCCGGAAGACCTGCTGGATCGAGAGGCCGTGGTGCGCCAATCGGCCACCTGGGTCCTGTTGACGAGCACGCAAAAAGAGCAGTGAGGTGGTATGGTACCCTTCCAGGTGTAGCTGCGTGTCGATGTGGATGCGAGGATGCCACTGGCACTGCACGCTGTGCGCAAGGCTGCAGCAAGTgaagaagcgaaaagagCAGGAGCCCCTGCGCGTTGCCATGCAATCCCCACCGTGGAACGCGCCCATCTCGCaaccgcccccctccccgctaTTGAGGGAATTGTAATTGGTTTCAACTGATGAAGGCGCTGCCTGCCGCACGCGGCTCGGAGTGGGGCTTCCTTTACTTTAAtccgtcctctctctctcagcgTCCGCAGCGATGCACACTCTGTGCCCTGCGTGTATCGTTCGTTGGTGGCGCATAGCAGATGCGCGACCGaccttctccagcacctctTTCCTCACCGTCACGctgtacccccccccccctttctctctaAATTCCGTGATGcccgtccccctccctcgcacgCGATGCACTGCACGGGCGACTCCACCGCAGCACTCTACTCACGGAGAAGCAGACGAGAAGAAAGCGCAACACTTTCATTGTGCCCTATTTTGCTTTATTCGTGGTCGCACTTGTCGTGCGCCGCATTCTGCAGACACTTGCCTACATTCTGTCGTTGCTGCCTGCTGCGTGGGCACGTACCCACAGACAAACGctcgacgcgcgcgcgcaggtccacaccctccctctcactgCTTTCGGTCAACTGGCTTGCGCTCTTGGCTTACCCCCACCTTTCCTTCTGTGATTGTCTCCTTGCGCCTTTCGTTTCCTTGCCTCCCTGGCAGCTTGGGCGAAACCGCGCGTGTCATCTTGCAGGGCTCTCTGGGCGGTCGCGTTGAAGGCGCAGCTAGTCGCAGTGGCTTCTCCATGGAGCGTGACGTGCCCGCTAaatgccgtcgtcgtcgtcgcatCGCTACACGGTGTCGCTCTACCGTTACGACTTGACACATGGCATGGCACGCAACCTCGGCCCGATGCTGATCGGGCGGGAGCTCGAGGGCATCTGGCACACTTCCATCGTCGTGTACGGAAAAGAGTACTACTTCGACGGAGGTGTCGGCATTGTCAGCGACCCGAATCCTGGCCACACACGCTTCGGCCAGCCGTATCGCACCGAAGTGCTTGGGCAGACGACgaagcgagaggaggagttCTGTGCGTggacacagcagcagcaccgcgccggctTCGGCCCCAACGACTACCGCATTCTCGACAACAACTGCAACAGCTTCTCGGACGCGGCGAGCATGTACCTCCTGGGGCGTCACATCTCACAAGACGTGCTTGAAATGATCCCCACGTTGCTCTCCACTCCCGTAGGGCAGATGCTACGGCCGATGCTGGAGCAGGCCACGTCCGGCGGTGCAGgcattgccgccgctggcatGCTCGCTCCTTTCAGCTCTTCCcttgcgtcgccgccgccagtcatcggcggcggcgacgcgtgTGCTGGGCTGCTGAGCACTCGTCAGACGATGACAgaggcggacgaggaggacttgatggtggcgcaggcgatgCTGGAGAGCAATGAGACCATCGCGGACGGGCACCTCAGCCCCGCGGAGGCGTTTGAGAAGAccatcagcggcgccacgctACTGCGGACGGTGATACTGAATATTTGCGAGCACCCCAGCGATGCCAAGTATCGGGCACTGTCTACCGAGAGCACGGCTTATCAGACAAAACTGAAGCCACTCGAGACGTATGGggtgacggagctgctgcgcattgCAGGCtttcgccgccgtccgcacagcagcggcgccggcggtgagCAGTGGTTCCTGTCGGAcagcgatggcagcggaGCTGTGCTGCGTCGTGTGGCGGAGGTTCTCGAGGCAACCATCGTGAACATCcaggccgctgccgacgaaGCGGCCAAGaggcgaggcagagagaagagcgcagGCGTCGCAAACAAAGAGGCGATGAGCGGCTCCTCGGCTCATTCGCcatgcccccctcctccgcctgctcTTGCATCCGGTGCTGCGCCAACAGCGGCTCATGCCGAGGCACCGCTCAAGGCGCCctcgccagcgacggcgaaggaCGGCTTCGATGCGCACAAGAGAAAATTTGCCAAGTTCTGCCTGCCGCCGTTTCCGGAGGACTGGATCCCGCTACCCGTTGGCAGGGAATCAGGGGCCCCACTCTTCTCtatccgctgccgcgtcacGAGCACTTCGGAGTGTCCTTACTGCTTTGGCAAGTGCCGCCTTTCCGAAAATCTGGAGCACCTGAAGGCTTActactgcagcagcgacggcagagaAGTTGAGATATACGGCGGGTACGAGGTTCTCTGCGTGCGGCGTGGGGAGGAAAAGGCGCTGACGtgggtgccggcgccgttggCGTTCGCGGCGCAAGCTCAGCACAGCACACGGTTCATTTTCTCGGCCTACGGTCACTTTGGTGTTGGTCGGGCCGAGTATGGAGGCGGCGTGCACCCCGGCGTCATGGAGCCGTCTGGCCGCTGCGTGGTGCCCTACGGCGgacgcgccgtcgtcgttaCCAACGACGCCGAGGTACTCTGCGAGACGGCCaggctgccgccggcggtgctgcgggagTTAAAGAGGCTTGAGCGCGGTACGCATTTGGCCGAGCTGTTGCGTGCTGCTAGCGGCCAGCCGATCGACTCCTTTGACGAGCTCCTGAACACATGGCAGCCGCCGACGTTTTACATGAAGCCGCGCTCACTGCGCCCGCACACTGTTCTCGGACCGATGTCGGTAGCGTGGGGTGTAACAGAAGACGCCGCCAAGAGGAGTGCGGTCGACGTGGCAGGCCGAGAGCCTTCCCCGGCTATCAGTGAGTCAGCGGCATACAGCgcgttgccgctggcgccgcgcttGCTTGTCTGCCACGACATGGGCGGAGGCTACACGCGCGCCGACCGCCGCGTCTTTCTTTGCGAAGGCGCGCCAGCATCTGCCACCGCATCTGCGGAGGGGATGGACAAGGATGGTAGGACTACTCCGTACGTGCGCCTGGAGACCGTGGAGGGCGCGTACACGGTGAGCTACTGGAATCGCGTTGACTACTTCGCGTACTTCTCGCATAGGCGGATTAGCGTGCCGCCACGTGAGTGGATTGAAAATGGCCACAGCCACGGTGTGCCAGTGCTTGCTACCCTGATCACCGAGGGGGACGGCAGTGTTGCGGACCTGGAGCTGCTCTTAACAGATGCGAGGCGCATGGCGGCCATCATTGCTCGCCTGGTGGACGTGTGTGATACCTATGGCTTCGACGGCTATCTCCTCAACATCGAAAGCCCACTCCCACCGAACATGGCGAAgcgcctcgtcgtcttctGCAGATTGCTCCGCAAACAGCTGAACCGCCCCTCTTCGGCGGCGCGtggcgcaccagctgcggcggtggccgccgaTCGCCTCGTTATCTGGTACGATGCAGTCACCATTGAGGGAAAGCTGATGTACCAGAACGCACTCAACTCCCACAACAAGCCGTTCTTTGACGTTGGTGATGGCATCTTCACCAATTACTTCTGGGAGCCAATGCACCTGGCGCAGACCAAGACGATCGCCGGCAACCGAGGCGCCGACGTCTACGTCGGCGTGGATGTCTTTGGCAGGGGCATGTATGGCGGGGGCGGCTACAACACGCACGTTGCTGTCGCCGaagccgcgcacgcgcgcttgTCGGTGGCGCTTTTTGCCCCTGGCTGGACGATGGAGTGCG
Proteins encoded in this region:
- a CDS encoding glycosyl hydrolase-like protein, translating into MARNLGPMLIGRELEGIWHTSIVVYGKEYYFDGGVGIVSDPNPGHTRFGQPYRTEVLGQTTKREEEFCAWTQQQHRAGFGPNDYRILDNNCNSFSDAASMYLLGRHISQDVLEMIPTLLSTPVGQMLRPMLEQATSGGAGIAAAGMLAPFSSSLASPPPVIGGGDACAGLLSTRQTMTEADEEDLMVAQAMLESNETIADGHLSPAEAFEKTISGATLLRTVILNICEHPSDAKYRALSTESTAYQTKLKPLETYGVTELLRIAGFRRRPHSSGAGGEQWFLSDSDGSGAVLRRVAEVLEATIVNIQAAADEAAKRRGREKSAGVANKEAMSGSSAHSPCPPPPPALASGAAPTAAHAEAPLKAPSPATAKDGFDAHKRKFAKFCLPPFPEDWIPLPVGRESGAPLFSIRCRVTSTSECPYCFGKCRLSENLEHLKAYYCSSDGREVEIYGGYEVLCVRRGEEKALTWVPAPLAFAAQAQHSTRFIFSAYGHFGVGRAEYGGGVHPGVMEPSGRCVVPYGGRAVVVTNDAEVLCETARLPPAVLRELKRLERGTHLAELLRAASGQPIDSFDELLNTWQPPTFYMKPRSLRPHTVLGPMSVAWGVTEDAAKRSAVDVAGREPSPAISESAAYSALPLAPRLLVCHDMGGGYTRADRRVFLCEGAPASATASAEGMDKDGRTTPYVRLETVEGAYTVSYWNRVDYFAYFSHRRISVPPREWIENGHSHGVPVLATLITEGDGSVADLELLLTDARRMAAIIARLVDVCDTYGFDGYLLNIESPLPPNMAKRLVVFCRLLRKQLNRPSSAARGAPAAAVAADRLVIWYDAVTIEGKLMYQNALNSHNKPFFDVGDGIFTNYFWEPMHLAQTKTIAGNRGADVYVGVDVFGRGMYGGGGYNTHVAVAEAAHARLSVALFAPGWTMECESNGRRDSFQKAEGRMWFPMQEKFSYHARIIWPTGATTGSPQPSTTADARDTHREQALCVWTSFQSGVGYDFYVNGHRVTGGNAAASVVGTSGWCEVSGAHDLPPFLFEAPPSVPPSGALPPAARGTASGHRGSFAAVPIRLPATPVKGNVQDPFVRAEWRYDKAWFGDCHLACFVPPMEAAEVVRWYVRDALPATSLTELHIEIVFDWTDETEERAGVQRGLRLGLFSFTRGAFEICIWETAAVAAAVEVEGVRGLVVRASLAREGGSEGEGNPTRATSGWERVHYQLRNTSTEPLHLTSISVANGDPRRTLNCGVGGVAISHWRAGTSTVAAGAAAQATSPRRHSVLWAHGPHSWTPHHTFRTRKASEQVLTLEGADDVFARLRAKHGLNASIVVFASVSSATAGLGVSDSTSTEAEDEQAAAAVLPGRRRREECHTMYVGKYSIHPYVAATYEGSLLIPVSLPSGVTVEEVEYYTVQNEC